In Desulfuromonas sp. KJ2020, a single window of DNA contains:
- a CDS encoding indolepyruvate oxidoreductase subunit beta: MTNKVTNILLVGVGGQGTLLASEVLSEVLMMAGYDVKKAEVHGMAQRGGSVVSHVRFGKKVYSEIIPEGEADILFGFELLESYRYLPLLRQTGRAIVNDLKILPPAVALGQESYPKDIPEKIMSAFPQSKIIQGLTLALETGNARTVNTVLLGALSKSLDIPEDMWKEAIRKLVPERFVEENLQAFELGRSAQ; the protein is encoded by the coding sequence ATGACAAATAAAGTGACGAATATTCTGCTTGTCGGCGTGGGAGGGCAGGGAACCCTGCTCGCCAGTGAAGTGCTTAGCGAAGTTCTGATGATGGCCGGCTACGATGTCAAGAAGGCCGAGGTGCATGGTATGGCCCAGCGAGGTGGCAGCGTGGTCAGTCATGTCCGTTTCGGCAAAAAAGTCTACTCGGAAATCATCCCGGAAGGGGAGGCCGACATCCTTTTTGGCTTCGAGCTGCTGGAGTCTTATCGCTATCTTCCCCTGTTGCGCCAAACGGGACGAGCCATTGTGAACGACCTGAAGATTCTGCCCCCGGCGGTCGCGCTCGGGCAGGAATCGTACCCAAAGGATATCCCGGAAAAAATCATGAGCGCCTTCCCACAGTCAAAAATAATTCAGGGTCTTACTTTGGCCCTGGAAACCGGCAATGCCCGCACCGTCAACACGGTTTTGCTGGGAGCTTTGTCCAAATCGCTGGACATTCCGGAAGATATGTGGAAAGAGGCGATCAGAAAGCTGGTGCCCGAACGTTTCGTCGAGGAAAACCTCCAGGCTTTTGAGCTGGGGAGATCAGCGCAGTAG
- the iorA gene encoding indolepyruvate ferredoxin oxidoreductase subunit alpha, producing the protein MEKAILSGNEAIARGAFEAGVKVASAYPGTPSTEILENIVQYQGIDASWAPNEKVALEVGIGACFGGARSLVTMKHVGVNVAADPLFTLTYTGVRGGLVLVTADDPEMHSSQNEQDNRNYAKFAKIPMFEPSDSQEALTYTRLAFEVSEKFDTPVFLRTTTRISHSKSIVELGEPVSETPEIGLVKDPPKFVMLPGNARRRHPIIEQRLIDMEEWASEQPFNRIEEGSKEVGVITSGVSYQYAKEVLPEASILKLGLVYPLPKRLIREFAARFKTLYVIEELDPFLEEQILAMGIQVKGKELFPICGELTPGRVKKGLTGEDAAVAFQHNEPLPNRPPNMCPGCPHRGVFLALNRLKAFVSGDIGCYTLGFMPPLSAMDTCVCMGASIGNATGLGKILSPEDRKKVVAVIGDSTFLHTGINGLIDMVYNRSQGTVIILDNRITGMTGRQENPSSGYTLMGEPAPEVNLEQLCLSVGVRHVKVIDPYDLDLTRATIREEMDRPEPSVIITRRPCMLMKRDVVKRKPPLVVDIHKCTACKACLKLGCPAIIWNDSAGEKGKAQVDPLICVGCGVCEQVCKFGAFGVSDDK; encoded by the coding sequence ATGGAAAAAGCCATTCTGTCAGGAAATGAAGCAATCGCCCGTGGCGCGTTTGAAGCCGGGGTCAAGGTGGCCTCGGCTTATCCGGGCACACCGAGTACGGAAATTCTCGAAAACATTGTTCAATACCAAGGCATTGATGCCTCTTGGGCTCCCAATGAAAAGGTGGCCCTTGAAGTGGGCATTGGCGCCTGCTTTGGTGGAGCCCGGTCTCTGGTCACCATGAAGCACGTCGGGGTGAATGTAGCGGCCGACCCCTTGTTCACCCTGACTTATACGGGGGTTCGAGGCGGGCTTGTCCTGGTTACCGCCGATGATCCTGAAATGCACTCGTCTCAGAATGAACAGGACAACCGCAATTACGCCAAATTTGCCAAAATCCCCATGTTCGAGCCAAGCGACAGCCAGGAAGCTCTCACTTACACGCGTCTTGCCTTTGAGGTCAGTGAAAAATTCGACACGCCCGTGTTTTTGCGCACGACCACCCGCATCTCCCATTCCAAGTCCATCGTGGAATTGGGCGAACCCGTCTCTGAAACACCCGAGATTGGACTGGTCAAGGATCCACCCAAATTCGTCATGTTGCCGGGTAACGCCAGACGACGTCACCCCATCATTGAGCAGCGCCTGATTGATATGGAGGAATGGGCCAGCGAACAGCCCTTTAACCGCATCGAGGAAGGCTCCAAGGAGGTGGGGGTCATCACCTCCGGCGTGTCCTATCAGTACGCCAAGGAAGTTCTGCCCGAGGCCAGCATCCTTAAGCTCGGCCTGGTTTATCCGCTGCCCAAACGCCTGATTCGCGAATTTGCGGCGCGTTTCAAAACCCTTTACGTCATCGAAGAACTCGATCCTTTCCTGGAAGAACAGATTCTGGCAATGGGCATCCAGGTCAAGGGCAAAGAGCTCTTCCCTATTTGCGGTGAATTGACCCCCGGCCGGGTAAAGAAGGGTTTGACCGGCGAGGATGCCGCGGTCGCTTTTCAGCATAACGAACCATTGCCGAACCGTCCCCCCAACATGTGTCCCGGCTGCCCTCATCGGGGCGTCTTTCTCGCCCTTAACCGGCTTAAAGCCTTTGTGAGCGGTGATATCGGGTGCTACACACTCGGTTTCATGCCGCCGTTGTCCGCCATGGACACCTGTGTCTGCATGGGGGCAAGCATTGGCAACGCGACAGGATTGGGAAAGATCCTCAGTCCCGAGGATCGCAAAAAAGTCGTGGCCGTTATTGGCGACTCCACTTTTTTGCATACCGGCATCAACGGTTTGATCGACATGGTCTACAACCGGTCCCAGGGAACCGTCATCATTTTGGACAACCGCATTACCGGCATGACCGGGCGCCAGGAAAACCCTTCTTCAGGCTATACGCTGATGGGGGAACCGGCTCCGGAAGTCAATCTTGAGCAGCTTTGCCTGTCTGTCGGGGTGCGGCACGTCAAGGTGATCGATCCCTATGACCTTGACCTGACCCGTGCCACGATCCGCGAAGAAATGGATAGGCCTGAGCCGTCCGTTATCATCACCCGCCGCCCCTGTATGCTTATGAAGCGGGATGTGGTCAAACGCAAGCCGCCCCTGGTCGTCGATATCCATAAGTGCACCGCCTGCAAGGCCTGCCTGAAACTGGGGTGCCCGGCCATCATCTGGAATGATTCGGCGGGCGAAAAAGGCAAGGCCCAGGTTGACCCCCTGATCTGCGTGGGGTGTGGGGTCTGTGAACAGGTGTGCAAGTTCGGAGCGTTTGGAGTGAGTGATGACAAATAA